Proteins encoded by one window of Lactobacillus sp. ESL0684:
- the dhaL gene encoding dihydroxyacetone kinase subunit DhaL → MTLTVDTLTEWMNNFTAKIELNQQFLSDLDTPIGDGDHGFNMNRGMQAVTQKLTEKPASLMAALKQIAMTLISTVGGASGPLYGTAFLEMAKKSDTIDDLGELLEAGLAGLEKRGGAKPGDKTMVDVWAALVPAVKSHDLTESKITAAVEATKDLVAKKGRASYLGERSKGHVDPGSQSSGYLFEALLETKGLL, encoded by the coding sequence ATGACACTGACAGTTGATACTTTAACGGAATGGATGAATAATTTTACGGCCAAAATTGAGCTTAATCAACAATTCTTGAGTGATCTAGATACGCCAATCGGCGATGGTGATCATGGCTTCAATATGAATCGTGGTATGCAGGCAGTTACCCAAAAGTTAACTGAAAAACCAGCTAGCTTGATGGCTGCCTTGAAACAAATTGCAATGACTTTAATCTCTACCGTTGGTGGTGCTTCTGGACCATTATACGGTACAGCTTTTTTGGAAATGGCTAAAAAGAGCGACACAATTGATGATCTGGGTGAATTATTGGAGGCTGGATTAGCTGGCCTTGAAAAACGTGGTGGTGCTAAGCCAGGAGACAAGACAATGGTTGATGTCTGGGCGGCTCTAGTTCCTGCAGTAAAGTCTCATGATCTTACTGAAAGTAAAATTACAGCTGCTGTTGAGGCAACTAAGGACTTAGTTGCTAAGAAAGGTCGCGCATCCTACTTAGGAGAACGTTCTAAGGGGCATGTTGATCCAGGGTCACAATCAAGTGGATATTTATTTGAAGCATTATTAGAAACGAAAGGGTTGTTATGA
- the dhaM gene encoding dihydroxyacetone kinase phosphoryl donor subunit DhaM, which yields MSLGITLVSHVPEIATGLNQLLAQVASDVPITIAAGTQENDIGTNMEKILTAFKENQADEILAFYDLGSAKMNLDMAVELTDKVVHLYNSAFIEGAYTAASLIQAGVGLTEIENQLQPLKVKD from the coding sequence ATGAGTTTAGGAATTACGTTAGTATCCCATGTTCCTGAAATTGCAACTGGGCTAAATCAATTATTAGCGCAGGTGGCTAGTGATGTGCCAATTACCATTGCTGCAGGTACACAAGAAAATGATATTGGCACTAACATGGAAAAAATTTTGACAGCTTTTAAAGAAAATCAGGCTGATGAAATTTTAGCTTTTTATGATTTAGGTAGCGCTAAGATGAATTTAGACATGGCAGTAGAATTAACTGATAAAGTAGTTCATCTTTATAATTCTGCCTTTATTGAGGGTGCATATACTGCTGCTAGTTTAATTCAAGCAGGAGTTGGTTTGACAGAAATTGAAAACCAATTGCAACCATTAAAAGTTAAAGATTAA
- a CDS encoding MIP/aquaporin family protein, with product MHDSLTMQMVGEFLGTIILILLGDGVCAGVNLKKSKANGADWVVIALGWGFAVTFGVYCVSWLSPGHFNPAVTLGMAIAGKLPWSSVLPYFASQIAGAFVGGILVWLTYYPHWQETTDSDTILSVFATEPAIRNYFWNFFTELMGTFVLVYGLLAFTKGDFTAGLNPLIAGLLITAIGLSLGGPTGYAINPARDLGPRLAHQLLPIANKGGSDWAYSWVPILGPLAGGSLAALLFNVLI from the coding sequence ATGCATGATAGCTTAACAATGCAGATGGTCGGCGAGTTTTTGGGTACAATTATTTTGATTTTATTGGGTGATGGTGTCTGTGCTGGCGTTAATCTGAAGAAATCTAAGGCTAACGGTGCTGATTGGGTAGTAATTGCATTAGGTTGGGGTTTTGCTGTAACCTTTGGCGTATATTGTGTCAGTTGGTTAAGTCCAGGACACTTTAATCCTGCTGTTACTCTTGGTATGGCAATTGCTGGTAAATTGCCATGGTCTTCTGTCTTACCATATTTTGCATCTCAGATTGCAGGTGCGTTTGTTGGTGGGATTTTGGTTTGGTTAACTTATTATCCGCATTGGCAAGAAACTACAGATTCAGATACAATTTTGTCGGTCTTCGCAACTGAACCAGCTATTAGAAATTATTTTTGGAACTTTTTTACAGAATTAATGGGTACTTTTGTGCTAGTCTATGGTTTACTTGCTTTTACTAAAGGAGACTTTACAGCAGGGCTTAATCCATTAATTGCTGGTTTGTTAATCACTGCAATTGGTTTATCATTAGGTGGTCCAACTGGATATGCAATTAATCCAGCCCGTGATTTGGGACCAAGATTAGCGCATCAATTATTGCCGATAGCTAATAAAGGTGGTTCTGATTGGGCATATAGTTGGGTACCAATTTTAGGCCCGCTTGCTGGCGGAAGTTTAGCAGCGTTACTCTTTAATGTGTTAATATAA
- a CDS encoding copper homeostasis protein CutC: protein MIKEVCVENFTDIPRMIAAGADRIELNNNLAVGGTTPSFGVLQQAVLYAHNFNIPVVVMIRPRGGNFNYNEQEIAMMVTDIQLAALIGADAVTFGCLNAEKTIAKPIMKRLIELARTSGLEVVMHMAFDEIPENLQEQSLNWLADQGVKRILTHGGRLNIPITATVAHLHEIITWATEKIEILPGGGITSINAQEIAATLKVEQLHGSKIVLPK from the coding sequence ATGATTAAAGAAGTTTGTGTAGAAAACTTTACTGATATTCCGCGCATGATTGCTGCAGGAGCTGACCGAATTGAATTAAATAATAATCTGGCTGTAGGTGGTACAACCCCTTCATTTGGTGTATTGCAACAAGCGGTTTTGTACGCCCATAATTTTAATATTCCAGTGGTAGTGATGATCAGACCACGTGGTGGTAATTTCAATTATAACGAGCAGGAGATTGCGATGATGGTAACTGATATTCAACTAGCAGCCTTGATTGGGGCAGACGCGGTTACTTTTGGTTGTTTAAATGCAGAAAAAACAATCGCTAAACCGATTATGAAACGCTTGATTGAGTTGGCACGAACCTCAGGTCTGGAAGTAGTAATGCATATGGCTTTTGATGAGATCCCAGAGAATTTACAAGAGCAGTCACTAAATTGGCTTGCTGACCAGGGAGTTAAACGAATATTAACTCATGGTGGTAGGTTGAATATACCCATTACTGCTACTGTTGCTCATTTACATGAAATTATTACTTGGGCAACCGAAAAAATTGAAATTTTACCTGGTGGGGGCATTACTAGCATTAATGCGCAAGAAATAGCAGCTACACTTAAAGTTGAGCAACTTCATGGCAGTAAAATTGTCTTGCCCAAATAA
- a CDS encoding NAD-dependent epimerase/dehydratase family protein, producing the protein MKVVVIGGSGHIGSYLIPKLVKKGFEVISVSRGSHKPYYQDPVWNHIEQIFMDRSKDINFNEKIAKLNADIVIDLICFDLNDMKKIVRELKKTSLKLYLFCSSIWSYGRAEILPVTPNSGKSPIDEYGKQKYECEKFLKQEIKDNNFPATIIMPGQISGPGWSIINPQGNLDDTLFQKIADGSEIYLPNFGMETLHHVHASDVAQLFVDAIMHRNMAIGESFHAVSAESITLYGYAKFVYRYFDKQSKINFLPWDQWTKLINDSDKVEKTYLHIARSGQYSIKNARELLDYTPEFSVLDTIKLSIQSYLDRGVIVIR; encoded by the coding sequence ATGAAGGTTGTAGTTATTGGTGGTAGTGGCCATATTGGTTCGTATTTAATTCCAAAGCTGGTTAAAAAAGGCTTTGAAGTTATTTCAGTAAGTCGAGGTTCACATAAGCCATATTATCAGGATCCTGTTTGGAATCATATTGAACAAATTTTTATGGATAGAAGTAAAGATATTAATTTTAATGAAAAAATCGCCAAACTAAATGCAGATATTGTCATTGATTTGATTTGTTTTGATCTCAATGATATGAAAAAAATAGTCAGAGAACTTAAGAAAACAAGCTTAAAACTTTATTTATTTTGTTCATCTATTTGGTCATATGGTAGAGCAGAAATTTTACCAGTTACTCCTAATAGCGGTAAAAGTCCAATTGATGAATATGGTAAACAAAAATATGAGTGTGAAAAGTTTTTAAAACAAGAAATAAAAGATAATAATTTTCCAGCAACAATTATTATGCCTGGTCAGATTTCTGGACCAGGATGGTCGATTATTAATCCACAAGGTAACTTAGATGATACCCTTTTTCAAAAGATTGCAGATGGTTCGGAAATTTATTTGCCAAATTTTGGAATGGAAACATTACATCATGTACATGCTTCTGACGTTGCACAATTATTTGTTGATGCAATTATGCATCGTAATATGGCTATTGGCGAAAGTTTTCATGCTGTTTCAGCGGAATCGATTACATTATATGGATATGCTAAATTTGTTTATCGATATTTTGATAAGCAATCTAAGATTAATTTTTTACCTTGGGACCAATGGACTAAATTAATTAATGATTCTGATAAAGTAGAGAAAACGTACCTCCATATCGCACGTAGTGGACAATATAGTATCAAAAATGCTAGAGAACTGCTCGATTATACACCAGAATTTTCTGTATTAGATACTATTAAATTAAGTATCCAAAGTTATTTAGATAGGGGTGTGATAGTTATAAGGTAA
- a CDS encoding MurR/RpiR family transcriptional regulator, producing MLLQEKMKSISFSQSEKTIIDFILNKQEAIESYSINDIAHQTYTSASTLIRIAHKLGFKGWTQMKQAFLNEVKYLQKNFKNINANQPFSATDSIHDIASKIFQTKNESLLDTLSLLQQEQIKKAIKIMQAKTNIKFFALANIVFLGEEFVYKLRHIDKNASTYPIQNTMYQEALLSSNNDCAIILSYSGESPELLHIAELLSQKQVPVIAITSIGNNRLEKLADITLHITTRENSYTKIAGFSSLESASFILDILYSTYFSLDYQNNFATKVNLSKLTEKRRLDNTILNDDNNFTL from the coding sequence ATGCTTTTACAAGAAAAAATGAAAAGTATTTCCTTTTCACAGTCAGAAAAAACTATTATCGATTTCATCCTAAATAAACAAGAAGCCATTGAATCATATTCTATAAATGATATTGCTCATCAAACTTACACGTCTGCTTCTACCCTAATAAGAATTGCCCACAAGCTTGGTTTTAAAGGATGGACTCAAATGAAGCAAGCTTTCTTGAACGAAGTTAAATACTTACAAAAAAACTTTAAAAATATTAACGCAAACCAACCTTTTTCAGCAACTGACTCAATTCACGATATTGCTTCTAAGATATTTCAAACAAAGAATGAAAGTCTATTGGATACATTGAGTTTATTGCAACAAGAACAGATTAAAAAAGCTATCAAAATTATGCAAGCAAAAACAAATATCAAGTTTTTCGCATTGGCTAATATCGTCTTTTTAGGTGAAGAATTTGTTTATAAGTTGAGACACATTGACAAAAATGCATCAACTTATCCCATTCAGAATACAATGTATCAAGAAGCATTACTATCTTCTAATAACGACTGCGCCATAATTCTATCCTATTCAGGAGAATCACCAGAATTATTACACATTGCCGAACTTTTATCTCAAAAACAAGTACCAGTAATTGCAATAACCAGTATTGGCAATAATCGACTTGAGAAATTGGCTGATATCACTTTACATATAACTACAAGAGAAAATTCATATACTAAAATTGCCGGATTCTCTTCTTTGGAATCAGCATCTTTTATACTGGATATTCTGTATTCAACGTACTTTTCATTAGACTATCAGAACAATTTTGCCACTAAAGTAAACTTATCAAAATTAACTGAAAAAAGAAGACTTGATAATACTATTTTGAATGATGATAATAACTTTACCTTATAA
- a CDS encoding LysR family transcriptional regulator, with protein MNEKDLLYFCKLIEIGNYTSTAEFFDVTQPTISMAVKRLATKFADPLIMQKNRKSKLSLTNAGELLYQKAKILLQDIASIDYDVKHASDKKIRLAFSGEAGSIYIPDIIQEFYQANLTHLLNTNVERSADAFGDLTEGQVDVAIYSWMVPINDPEYFIHNLQKTELVIITGMNDPLINAHEVSAAELRERNFIARSRGFLTRECLEQIGKLGDFTPQITYTATTMKLMFDLVKRNVGISLAMESSLQDVQGIHVVRLKPGQKQWAYMQIAMRKSFIPNKYQREGIEILRNFKPKNI; from the coding sequence ATAAATGAAAAAGACTTACTATATTTCTGTAAATTGATTGAAATTGGTAACTATACTTCAACTGCGGAGTTTTTTGATGTTACCCAGCCAACTATATCAATGGCTGTTAAAAGACTAGCAACCAAATTCGCAGATCCACTTATTATGCAAAAAAACCGCAAAAGTAAACTAAGTTTAACTAATGCGGGTGAACTACTTTACCAGAAAGCAAAAATATTATTGCAAGACATCGCTAGTATTGATTACGACGTTAAACATGCTAGTGACAAAAAAATTCGCCTAGCTTTTTCAGGAGAGGCTGGTAGTATTTATATACCAGACATTATCCAAGAATTTTATCAGGCTAATCTAACTCATTTACTGAATACCAATGTTGAGAGGTCCGCTGATGCGTTTGGTGATTTAACTGAGGGACAAGTTGATGTTGCTATCTATTCTTGGATGGTGCCAATTAACGATCCAGAATATTTCATTCATAATTTACAAAAAACCGAATTGGTAATTATTACCGGAATGAATGATCCATTAATTAATGCTCATGAAGTAAGCGCAGCCGAATTAAGAGAAAGAAATTTTATCGCAAGGTCGCGTGGTTTTTTAACTAGAGAATGCTTAGAACAGATCGGTAAGCTAGGTGACTTTACTCCACAAATCACCTACACAGCAACCACCATGAAGCTAATGTTTGATTTAGTCAAACGTAATGTTGGAATTAGTTTAGCAATGGAGAGTAGTTTGCAAGATGTCCAAGGAATCCATGTAGTTCGTCTTAAACCAGGACAAAAGCAATGGGCTTATATGCAAATTGCGATGCGCAAGAGCTTTATCCCTAATAAATACCAACGCGAAGGCATTGAAATTCTGCGCAATTTCAAACCAAAAAATATCTGA
- a CDS encoding FAD-binding protein yields the protein MLYDSTLKWDAIYDVVVIGFGGAGAGAARFAADKNAKVLLIDAAPEGQEGGNTRYAGGAFAWSDNFDDLREYYKQTYYPFKYDPKALDTFVDNVLQMKEYSQKYFGITAQYTGRRPKGEYPEYQHADTMRSQTMTKGMYNGGFWKLLRQKVYERLDKIDIWFSSPAEHLIQDPESKTVLGVQIKHQGQIRNVAARNGIVMSCGGFENNPDMVQTFLDQGSLAPIGTLYNQGKGIDLAVEVGARLWHMANYDSHGFSLNEGKSREKFAYMINWSSLFNGSIFVAGDDGTRYYREDEEDRHGYKYNHGNWIMQPNQNHPHIVMDQKQYNQLAHDQTDKSEQIKELISYAIKADSLPELAAKIAAPKLVQAVEDFNYLTDVKKRDLILNRELKTMRSFAAGPYYAIPIRHNILHTHGGGRRNEKCEVLDLENNVIPHLYEAGELGDIFASKYVGANSIADLLISGKIAGENAAWPKRKVMDFDVISGASQKAELKTDAHNSLTDFVAGANQGIGISENGINDVPIVVRVTVTGSKIVKIETLQQKETPNLGGKAMPILTKRMLEEQSPEVDAVSGASTTSAAFMQAVQQALANIKKDGSKK from the coding sequence TTGCTTTACGATTCAACGCTCAAATGGGACGCCATATACGATGTAGTGGTCATTGGTTTTGGCGGAGCAGGAGCAGGAGCTGCTAGGTTTGCGGCTGATAAAAATGCTAAAGTTTTGTTGATTGATGCGGCGCCAGAAGGACAAGAGGGGGGCAATACTCGTTATGCAGGCGGTGCTTTTGCCTGGAGTGATAATTTTGACGATTTACGTGAATATTACAAACAGACGTATTATCCGTTTAAATATGATCCAAAGGCTTTGGATACATTTGTCGATAATGTTTTGCAAATGAAGGAATATTCTCAGAAATACTTTGGGATTACGGCACAATATACTGGAAGACGGCCAAAAGGCGAATATCCTGAATATCAACATGCAGATACAATGAGGTCGCAGACTATGACCAAAGGAATGTATAATGGCGGTTTTTGGAAATTATTGCGACAAAAAGTTTATGAACGCTTAGATAAAATTGATATTTGGTTTTCTAGTCCAGCGGAACATTTAATTCAAGATCCCGAGAGTAAGACTGTTCTAGGTGTCCAAATTAAGCATCAAGGTCAAATTAGGAATGTTGCCGCTAGAAATGGCATTGTTATGTCGTGTGGTGGTTTTGAGAATAATCCGGATATGGTCCAAACATTTTTAGATCAAGGTTCACTTGCCCCAATTGGTACTTTGTACAACCAAGGTAAAGGAATAGATTTAGCAGTTGAGGTTGGTGCTAGATTATGGCATATGGCAAATTATGATTCACATGGCTTTTCACTAAATGAAGGTAAATCGCGTGAAAAGTTTGCCTATATGATCAATTGGTCGAGTCTATTTAACGGAAGCATTTTTGTTGCAGGGGATGATGGAACGCGCTATTACCGTGAAGACGAGGAAGATCGGCATGGCTATAAATATAATCATGGAAATTGGATTATGCAACCAAATCAAAATCATCCTCATATTGTAATGGACCAAAAGCAATATAATCAATTGGCACATGATCAAACGGATAAGTCCGAGCAAATTAAAGAACTTATTTCTTATGCAATTAAGGCAGATTCGCTTCCTGAATTAGCAGCTAAAATTGCTGCTCCTAAATTAGTCCAAGCAGTTGAAGATTTTAACTATCTGACTGATGTGAAAAAGCGTGATTTGATATTAAATCGTGAGTTAAAAACTATGCGTTCATTTGCTGCTGGTCCTTACTATGCAATCCCCATTCGTCATAATATTTTACATACTCATGGTGGCGGTCGTCGTAATGAAAAGTGTGAAGTGCTTGATTTAGAGAATAATGTCATCCCGCATCTGTATGAAGCAGGTGAATTAGGCGACATATTTGCTAGTAAATATGTTGGAGCTAATAGTATTGCTGATTTGCTTATTTCTGGCAAAATTGCTGGCGAAAATGCGGCTTGGCCTAAGCGAAAGGTAATGGACTTCGATGTTATTAGTGGTGCATCTCAAAAAGCTGAGTTAAAAACTGATGCTCATAATTCGTTAACCGATTTTGTAGCAGGTGCTAACCAGGGTATAGGCATTAGTGAAAATGGGATTAATGATGTTCCAATTGTTGTACGAGTTACAGTTACTGGATCAAAAATTGTTAAGATTGAAACTCTTCAGCAAAAAGAAACGCCGAATTTGGGTGGTAAGGCTATGCCAATTTTGACCAAAAGGATGCTTGAAGAACAATCACCAGAAGTAGATGCAGTTAGTGGTGCTAGTACGACGAGTGCAGCTTTTATGCAAGCAGTGCAGCAAGCTTTAGCAAATATTAAAAAAGACGGGAGTAAAAAATGA